Proteins encoded together in one Monomorium pharaonis isolate MP-MQ-018 chromosome 8, ASM1337386v2, whole genome shotgun sequence window:
- the LOC105830247 gene encoding odorant receptor 85b isoform X3, with the protein MEGSSKMNKHENEFTYAVQVTRVILRMIGAWPLSNYVSNVERIATRLQNICCYFLFAFTIIPGFLLMFLKERDYKRKVKLLAPILNSWASCVKYSLLVYHAREIHSCLKQARQDWMNTVDLNSRKAMLSNAKIGRQFAIVSAIFMYISGLFFRVIVPLSKGRMLTPMNTTVRALPCPSYFVKFNEQASPAYEIVFILQFFAGLITYSVTVGVAGLAAFFVMHICGQLSVLIGKLKCLNNILEPEDRTVTILLADIVEHHIRVKGFLKQVEETMRFVWLLEIVSSTLFLCLTGYYVIMEWENNNSTATFTYSVMLASLTFSIFTNCYVGQLLTDQSSKFGLMAATMKWYRLPHKRSRSLILIMAVSNIPAKISAGKLIDMSLLTFSNHIEND; encoded by the exons ATGGAAGGTTCATCGAAGATGAATAAACATGAAAATGAGTTCACTTACGCAGTGCAAGTGACTCGTGTTATCCTGCGAATGATCGGCGCGTGGCCACTTTCCAATTACGTTTCCAACGTTGAAAGAATCGCGACCCGCCTACAAAACATCTGTTGCTACTTTTTATTCGCGTTTACGATTATACCAGGTTTCCTGTTGATGTTTCTGAAGGAACGCGACTACAAACGTAAAGTGAAATTACTCGCGCCAATTCTCAATTCTTGGGCAAGTTGCGTGAAGTATAGCCTGCTCGTGTACCACGCGAGAGAAATTCATTCTTGCCTGAAGCAGGCGCGACAGGATTGGATGAATACGGTCGATTTGAACAGTCGGAAAGCAATGTTATCTAACGCGAAAATAGGCCGGCAGTTCGCGATCGTTTCTGCCATCTTTATGTACATCAGCGGATTGTTTTTCCGTGTCATCGTGCCGCTCTCGAAAGGACGAATGCTCACGCCGATGAACACCACGGTGAGAGCGTTGCCATGCCCGAGTtactttgttaaattcaaTGAACAGGCCTCACCGGCGTACGAGATCGTCTTCATCCTGCAATTCTTCGCAGGACTAATCACCTACTCGGTAACGGTCGGCGTTGCCGGACTGGCTGCATTTTTCGTCATGCACATTTGTGGACAATTAAGCGTTTTAATTGGCAAGCTCAAATGTCTTAATAATATACTGGAACCCGAGGATCGAACTGTCACGATATTACTGGCTGATATCGTAGAGCATCATATAAGAGTGAAAGG TTTCCTAAAACAAGTAGAGGAAACTATGCGATTTGTATGGTTATTGGAAATAGTGAGCTCTACTCTTTTTCTGTGTCTTACGGGGTACTACGTTATTATG GAAtgggaaaataataattctacagCAACGTTTACTTATTCTGTGATGCTGGCATCTTTgaccttttctatttttactaATTGTTACGTTGGTCAACTATTAACGGATCAG AGCTCCAAGTTTGGCTTAATGGCAGCCACAATGAAATGGTACCGTCTTCCGCATAAAAGAAGTCGTTCTTTAATCTTGATAATGGCGGTTTCTAATATTCCGGCAAAAATCTCGGCGGGAAAGTTGATAGACATGTCTCTACTAACGTTCAGTAAT CATATCGAGAACGACTGA
- the LOC105830247 gene encoding odorant receptor 13a isoform X1, producing the protein MEGSSKMNKHENEFTYAVQVTRVILRMIGAWPLSNYVSNVERIATRLQNICCYFLFAFTIIPGFLLMFLKERDYKRKVKLLAPILNSWASCVKYSLLVYHAREIHSCLKQARQDWMNTVDLNSRKAMLSNAKIGRQFAIVSAIFMYISGLFFRVIVPLSKGRMLTPMNTTVRALPCPSYFVKFNEQASPAYEIVFILQFFAGLITYSVTVGVAGLAAFFVMHICGQLSVLIGKLKCLNNILEPEDRTVTILLADIVEHHIRVKGFLKQVEETMRFVWLLEIVSSTLFLCLTGYYVIMEWENNNSTATFTYSVMLASLTFSIFTNCYVGQLLTDQSSKFGLMAATMKWYRLPHKRSRSLILIMAVSNIPAKISAGKLIDMSLLTFSNIVRTSVVYFNLLRKFV; encoded by the exons ATGGAAGGTTCATCGAAGATGAATAAACATGAAAATGAGTTCACTTACGCAGTGCAAGTGACTCGTGTTATCCTGCGAATGATCGGCGCGTGGCCACTTTCCAATTACGTTTCCAACGTTGAAAGAATCGCGACCCGCCTACAAAACATCTGTTGCTACTTTTTATTCGCGTTTACGATTATACCAGGTTTCCTGTTGATGTTTCTGAAGGAACGCGACTACAAACGTAAAGTGAAATTACTCGCGCCAATTCTCAATTCTTGGGCAAGTTGCGTGAAGTATAGCCTGCTCGTGTACCACGCGAGAGAAATTCATTCTTGCCTGAAGCAGGCGCGACAGGATTGGATGAATACGGTCGATTTGAACAGTCGGAAAGCAATGTTATCTAACGCGAAAATAGGCCGGCAGTTCGCGATCGTTTCTGCCATCTTTATGTACATCAGCGGATTGTTTTTCCGTGTCATCGTGCCGCTCTCGAAAGGACGAATGCTCACGCCGATGAACACCACGGTGAGAGCGTTGCCATGCCCGAGTtactttgttaaattcaaTGAACAGGCCTCACCGGCGTACGAGATCGTCTTCATCCTGCAATTCTTCGCAGGACTAATCACCTACTCGGTAACGGTCGGCGTTGCCGGACTGGCTGCATTTTTCGTCATGCACATTTGTGGACAATTAAGCGTTTTAATTGGCAAGCTCAAATGTCTTAATAATATACTGGAACCCGAGGATCGAACTGTCACGATATTACTGGCTGATATCGTAGAGCATCATATAAGAGTGAAAGG TTTCCTAAAACAAGTAGAGGAAACTATGCGATTTGTATGGTTATTGGAAATAGTGAGCTCTACTCTTTTTCTGTGTCTTACGGGGTACTACGTTATTATG GAAtgggaaaataataattctacagCAACGTTTACTTATTCTGTGATGCTGGCATCTTTgaccttttctatttttactaATTGTTACGTTGGTCAACTATTAACGGATCAG AGCTCCAAGTTTGGCTTAATGGCAGCCACAATGAAATGGTACCGTCTTCCGCATAAAAGAAGTCGTTCTTTAATCTTGATAATGGCGGTTTCTAATATTCCGGCAAAAATCTCGGCGGGAAAGTTGATAGACATGTCTCTACTAACGTTCAGTAAT ATCGTTAGAACGTCGGTGGTATATTTTAATCTACTCCGAAAATTCGTCTGA
- the LOC105830247 gene encoding odorant receptor 85b isoform X2, producing MEGSSKMNKHENEFTYAVQVTRVILRMIGAWPLSNYVSNVERIATRLQNICCYFLFAFTIIPGFLLMFLKERDYKRKVKLLAPILNSWASCVKYSLLVYHAREIHSCLKQARQDWMNTVDLNSRKAMLSNAKIGRQFAIVSAIFMYISGLFFRVIVPLSKGRMLTPMNTTVRALPCPSYFVKFNEQASPAYEIVFILQFFAGLITYSVTVGVAGLAAFFVMHICGQLSVLIGKLKCLNNILEPEDRTVTILLADIVEHHIRVKGFLKQVEETMRFVWLLEIVSSTLFLCLTGYYVIMEWENNNSTATFTYSVMLASLTFSIFTNCYVGQLLTDQSSKFGLMAATMKWYRLPHKRSRSLILIMAVSNIPAKISAGKLIDMSLLTFSNVSVEAYL from the exons ATGGAAGGTTCATCGAAGATGAATAAACATGAAAATGAGTTCACTTACGCAGTGCAAGTGACTCGTGTTATCCTGCGAATGATCGGCGCGTGGCCACTTTCCAATTACGTTTCCAACGTTGAAAGAATCGCGACCCGCCTACAAAACATCTGTTGCTACTTTTTATTCGCGTTTACGATTATACCAGGTTTCCTGTTGATGTTTCTGAAGGAACGCGACTACAAACGTAAAGTGAAATTACTCGCGCCAATTCTCAATTCTTGGGCAAGTTGCGTGAAGTATAGCCTGCTCGTGTACCACGCGAGAGAAATTCATTCTTGCCTGAAGCAGGCGCGACAGGATTGGATGAATACGGTCGATTTGAACAGTCGGAAAGCAATGTTATCTAACGCGAAAATAGGCCGGCAGTTCGCGATCGTTTCTGCCATCTTTATGTACATCAGCGGATTGTTTTTCCGTGTCATCGTGCCGCTCTCGAAAGGACGAATGCTCACGCCGATGAACACCACGGTGAGAGCGTTGCCATGCCCGAGTtactttgttaaattcaaTGAACAGGCCTCACCGGCGTACGAGATCGTCTTCATCCTGCAATTCTTCGCAGGACTAATCACCTACTCGGTAACGGTCGGCGTTGCCGGACTGGCTGCATTTTTCGTCATGCACATTTGTGGACAATTAAGCGTTTTAATTGGCAAGCTCAAATGTCTTAATAATATACTGGAACCCGAGGATCGAACTGTCACGATATTACTGGCTGATATCGTAGAGCATCATATAAGAGTGAAAGG TTTCCTAAAACAAGTAGAGGAAACTATGCGATTTGTATGGTTATTGGAAATAGTGAGCTCTACTCTTTTTCTGTGTCTTACGGGGTACTACGTTATTATG GAAtgggaaaataataattctacagCAACGTTTACTTATTCTGTGATGCTGGCATCTTTgaccttttctatttttactaATTGTTACGTTGGTCAACTATTAACGGATCAG AGCTCCAAGTTTGGCTTAATGGCAGCCACAATGAAATGGTACCGTCTTCCGCATAAAAGAAGTCGTTCTTTAATCTTGATAATGGCGGTTTCTAATATTCCGGCAAAAATCTCGGCGGGAAAGTTGATAGACATGTCTCTACTAACGTTCAGTAATGTAAGTGTTGAAgcttatctttaa